A single Rhopalosiphum padi isolate XX-2018 chromosome 4, ASM2088224v1, whole genome shotgun sequence DNA region contains:
- the LOC132930164 gene encoding PAT complex subunit CCDC47: MKYFLVISLSILICLAHCKFEIEEVDEFEEFEELPRTEPDLKLKDDSSPILEKAEAEITVEDDDEFEHFNDEEEFEGFDTERLHVDDKDPKITIASVPVPFHTKWSNYIMETLLIVGIIAYFANFFYGRSKNAQLADIWFKTHKSLLEDNFSLVGDDGKIEIENSGLIKETESTYTLWCSGRTCCEGMLVELKFIKRQDLASMLNQFLRPVKDEVQIKVDMNKEDMDTFVFCVASKKTAARCSKEMADLSVFCPERKPGANYGLTDSFSVHSELGEVSSSILDAKTVNYINKYSDVIDCLHFSDRYSGLKLTDETAVPTKLPAVKKVLIFTFTIPTDKYADPQEAISSIYPLMSFIFQCMERVKRLRISKEAKSKAEKNRLRVEEAFLKTTHAARAEAAAARKEEKKKLEKERILKEDPEKQRKWEEKEMKRQQRKKAPRMKQLKVKSM; encoded by the exons tGAAGTATTTTCTAGTCAtatcattatcaattttaatatgtttagctCACTGTAAGTTTGAAATTGAAGAAGTGGACGAGTTTGAGGAGTTTGAAGAGTTACCCAGAACTGAACCTGACCTGAAATTGAAGGATGACTCTTCTCCTATCTTGGAAAAAGCCGAGGCTGAAATAACCGTCGAA GATGATGatgaatttgaacattttaatgatGAAGAGGAATTCGAAGGTTTTGACACTGAAAGATTACATGTTGATGATAAAGATCCTAAAATAACTATTGCTTCTGTACCAGTACCTTTCCATACAAAGTGGTCGAATTATATAATGGAAACTCTATTAATTGTTggtattattgcatattttgctAATTTTTTCTACGGCCGATCAAAGAATGCTCAATTAGCAGATATATGGTTTAAGACACACAAATCCTTACTAGAagataatttttctttagttg GTGATGATGGTAAAATTGAAATAGAGAATAGTGGTTTGATCAAAGAAACTGAAAGTACATATACATTATGGTGCAGTGGCCGCACATGCTGTGAAGGAATGTTGgttgaattaaaattcattaag AGACAAGATTTAGCTTCCATGTTGAATCAATTCTTGCGACCTGTTAAAGATGAAGTACAAATTAAAGTTGATATGAATAAAGAAGATATggatacatttgtattttgtgtGGCATCTAAAAAAACAGCAGCTCGGTGTTCAAAAGAAATGGCTGACCtt AGTGTATTTTGTCCAGAACGTAAGCCTGGAGCCAATTACGGCTTGACTGATAGTTTTAGTGTACACAGCGAATTAGGAGAGGTATCTTCTTCAATATTGGATGCAAAGACTgtcaactatattaataaatattctgatGTTAttgattgtttacatttttctgATAGATATTCAGGACTTAAATTAACAGA tgAAACTGCAGTTCCCACAAAGTTACCAGCAgtgaaaaaagtattaatattcacGTTTACTATTCCTACTGATAAATACGCTGATCCTCAAGAAGCTATTAGTAGCATCTACCCATTAATGtcatttatatttcaatgtatGGAACGTGTTAAGCGGTTGAGAATCAGCAAAGAAGCCAAAAGTAAAGCCGAAAAAAATAGACTGCGTGTTGAGGaagcatttttaaaaactactcaTGCAGCACGGGCTGAAGCAGCTGCCGCAAGAaaagaagaaaagaaaaaattggaaaaagaaagaattttaaaa GAGGATCCAGAAAAACAAAGAAAGTGGGAGGAGAAAGAGATGAAACGTCAACAAAGGAAAAAGGCACCAAGAATGAAACAACTAAAAGTAAAGTCTATGTAA